A portion of the Clostridium gelidum genome contains these proteins:
- the xdh gene encoding selenium-dependent xanthine dehydrogenase, with translation MFILNINGKDQVSEGDKYLLSFLRDDLRITSVKDGCSEGACGACTVLVDGKKVKACIQKVSKFVGKKILTVEGLSSREKEVYEHCFAEAGAVQCGFCIPGMVISAKSLLDVNLNPTRTDVKKAINGNLCRCTGYKKIEEAILMAAEYFRDNIKIPSGPTKLKMAQKFKRVDAAEKINGTGIFVDDIQIPGMLYVKAVRSKYPRAIVNKIDISKAETHPDCARILIAKDVPNNVIGHIKQDWDVMIAEGDTTRYVGDALALVATYHKDKLDEVCQLVEVNYTELEPITCPTDALKADAPLIHADGNIMSRDILRRGNANEAIKNSKYVVTRKYKTPFQEHGFMEPECAIAMPEGEDGILLYSGSQSVYDEQREISNMLKIPIEKVHCQSKLVGGGFGGKEDMSVQHHAALMAWYTKKPCKVKFSRQESLDYHTKRHPMEMEFTTACDENGYLTAMKGIIIADTGAYASLGGPVLQRACTHAPGPYNYQNIDILGMSVYTNNVVAGAFRGFGVIQSCFAIENNINLLAEMVGISPWEIRYRNAIRPGEVLPNGQIADESVAMAECLEAVKEVYESSPYAGIAISFKNSGTGVGNKDIGRCILSIEDGKVHIRTSAACMGQGIATMCTTVLCETTGLDPALIIHERPDTVRTPNSGTSTASRQTVVTGESVRRASEKLKIELDKGLKLDDLEGKEFYGEYSAKTDPMGSKKENPISHVSYSYGAQVVILNEEGKVEKVVAAYDIGTPVNIQSVEGQIEGGIVMGLGYALTEEFKVEGSYPKTKLGTLGLMRATESPELDVILVQSKNKIPETYGAKGCGELCLIPTAPACSLAYYRLDGKFRAQLPLKDTFYKKQK, from the coding sequence ATGTTTATATTAAATATTAATGGTAAAGATCAAGTATCCGAAGGGGACAAATATTTATTATCATTTTTAAGAGATGATTTAAGAATTACTTCTGTGAAAGATGGCTGCAGCGAAGGGGCTTGTGGAGCTTGTACTGTTTTAGTAGATGGAAAGAAGGTAAAAGCCTGTATCCAGAAGGTATCAAAGTTTGTAGGAAAAAAGATTTTAACTGTTGAAGGCTTAAGCTCTAGAGAAAAGGAAGTTTATGAACATTGCTTTGCAGAAGCCGGTGCAGTTCAGTGTGGTTTCTGTATTCCAGGAATGGTGATTTCTGCAAAATCATTGTTAGATGTTAATCTTAATCCCACTAGAACAGATGTAAAAAAAGCAATCAATGGTAACCTTTGTCGTTGTACAGGCTATAAGAAAATTGAAGAAGCTATTTTAATGGCAGCAGAATACTTTAGGGATAATATTAAAATTCCATCTGGTCCAACAAAACTTAAAATGGCACAGAAATTTAAACGTGTTGATGCAGCTGAAAAAATTAATGGGACAGGTATTTTTGTAGATGATATTCAAATACCTGGAATGTTATATGTAAAAGCAGTTCGTTCAAAATATCCAAGAGCTATTGTAAACAAAATTGATATAAGTAAAGCTGAAACTCATCCAGACTGTGCAAGAATATTAATTGCAAAGGATGTTCCAAACAATGTTATTGGACATATAAAGCAAGACTGGGATGTAATGATTGCTGAAGGTGATACAACTAGATATGTAGGAGATGCATTGGCATTAGTAGCAACTTATCATAAAGATAAACTAGATGAAGTATGTCAATTGGTTGAAGTTAACTATACTGAATTGGAACCGATTACTTGTCCAACAGATGCTTTAAAGGCAGATGCACCTTTAATTCATGCTGATGGAAATATCATGAGTCGTGATATTCTTCGACGTGGTAATGCTAATGAAGCAATTAAAAATTCTAAATATGTGGTAACAAGAAAATATAAGACACCATTTCAGGAACATGGATTTATGGAACCAGAATGTGCAATTGCTATGCCTGAAGGAGAAGATGGTATTTTGTTATATTCGGGTTCACAATCTGTGTATGATGAGCAGCGTGAAATCTCAAATATGCTTAAGATTCCAATAGAAAAAGTCCATTGTCAGTCTAAGCTTGTTGGAGGCGGCTTTGGCGGTAAGGAAGATATGAGCGTTCAACATCATGCAGCATTAATGGCATGGTATACGAAAAAACCATGCAAAGTAAAATTTTCAAGACAGGAAAGTCTTGACTATCATACTAAAAGACATCCAATGGAAATGGAATTTACAACAGCGTGTGATGAAAATGGTTATTTGACAGCTATGAAAGGTATTATTATCGCTGATACAGGTGCATATGCATCTCTTGGTGGACCAGTGCTTCAAAGAGCATGTACTCATGCACCAGGACCATATAATTATCAAAACATTGATATTTTGGGAATGTCAGTTTATACCAACAATGTTGTAGCTGGTGCATTTAGAGGCTTTGGTGTAATACAAAGTTGCTTTGCTATTGAAAATAATATCAACTTACTTGCTGAAATGGTTGGAATTTCACCATGGGAAATCCGTTATCGTAATGCAATTCGTCCTGGTGAGGTATTACCAAATGGTCAGATAGCAGACGAAAGCGTTGCTATGGCAGAATGTTTGGAAGCTGTTAAAGAAGTATATGAATCAAGTCCATATGCAGGTATTGCTATTTCATTTAAAAATAGCGGAACTGGTGTAGGAAATAAGGACATTGGGCGTTGTATTTTATCAATTGAGGATGGAAAAGTTCATATTCGAACTTCTGCAGCATGCATGGGACAAGGAATAGCAACAATGTGTACTACTGTGTTATGTGAGACAACTGGTTTAGATCCTGCTCTTATTATACACGAAAGACCAGATACTGTTCGTACGCCTAATTCAGGAACTAGTACAGCTTCTAGACAAACAGTAGTAACTGGTGAATCTGTAAGACGAGCATCTGAAAAATTGAAAATAGAACTAGATAAAGGCTTAAAGTTAGATGATTTGGAAGGCAAAGAATTTTATGGAGAGTATTCTGCAAAGACAGATCCTATGGGATCTAAAAAAGAAAACCCAATCAGTCATGTAAGCTATAGTTATGGAGCTCAAGTGGTTATCCTGAATGAAGAAGGAAAAGTTGAAAAAGTAGTTGCAGCATATGATATTGGAACACCTGTTAATATTCAGTCTGTTGAAGGGCAGATTGAAGGTGGTATTGTTATGGGATTAGGTTATGCGTTGACAGAAGAATTTAAAGTTGAAGGAAGTTACCCTAAGACAAAACTAGGTACACTAGGACTTATGAGAGCAACGGAATCTCCTGAGCTCGATGTAATTCTTGTACAAAGCAAAAATAAAATTCCAGAAACTTATGGTGCTAAAGGTTGTGGAGAACTATGTCTGATTCCAACAGCTCCAGCATGTTCACTTGCTTATTACAGATTAGATGGAAAGTTTCGAGCTCAGTTGCCGTTAAAAGATACATTTTATAAAAAACAGAAATAA
- a CDS encoding nucleotidyltransferase family protein, producing the protein MKTNGVILAAGLSSRMKAFKPLLKLKEKTIIEYSIDSMFNAGVNQIVMVLGFHAEEIETLLRNKYDCSRVSFIYNEKYAETDMFASVKLGISALDTCDAFYLLPGDMPAIQTKTFLMVKECLGRTGAMVAFPTINDHRKHPPLISWKCIDFILKFHGDGGLRSLWNELETQIVTVPVEDFGCSIDADTKEDYSRLVHYMES; encoded by the coding sequence ATGAAAACTAATGGCGTTATTCTGGCTGCAGGTTTATCTAGCCGTATGAAAGCATTTAAACCACTCTTAAAATTGAAAGAAAAAACCATAATTGAATATAGTATTGATAGTATGTTTAATGCTGGAGTAAATCAAATTGTGATGGTATTAGGATTTCATGCTGAAGAAATTGAAACTCTACTACGTAATAAATATGATTGTTCACGAGTATCATTTATATATAATGAAAAATATGCTGAAACCGATATGTTTGCATCTGTTAAGCTTGGAATTTCAGCCTTGGATACTTGTGATGCCTTTTATCTTCTCCCAGGTGATATGCCAGCCATTCAAACCAAAACTTTTCTTATGGTGAAAGAGTGTTTAGGCAGGACTGGAGCTATGGTGGCTTTTCCAACTATTAATGACCATAGAAAACATCCACCTTTGATTTCGTGGAAATGCATAGATTTTATTCTCAAGTTTCATGGAGATGGCGGTCTTAGAAGCTTATGGAATGAGCTTGAAACTCAAATAGTAACAGTTCCTGTTGAGGATTTTGGATGTTCGATAGATGCAGATACAAAGGAAGATTACAGTAGGTTAGTTCATTACATGGAGAGTTGA